In the genome of Paenibacillus sp. FSL R5-0766, one region contains:
- a CDS encoding alpha/beta hydrolase, with product MKHIYKAGAQPDAPTILLLHGTGGTENDLVGLAEMIAPGAGILGVRGNVSENGMPRFFRRLAEGIFDEEDLIARTAELGSFVDAAAVEYGFDRSSVYALGYSNGANIAASLIFHQADVFKGAILHHPMVPLRGLDLPDLKGLPVFIGAGENDPIVPRRETDELASLLSGAGADVNMHWERQGHQLTRTEAEAAAAWFKTQA from the coding sequence ATGAAACATATCTATAAAGCAGGTGCTCAGCCGGATGCGCCAACAATCCTGTTACTTCACGGTACAGGCGGAACCGAGAACGATCTGGTTGGTCTGGCGGAGATGATCGCACCAGGAGCTGGCATACTTGGGGTGCGGGGTAATGTATCGGAGAACGGGATGCCCCGTTTCTTCCGCCGCCTGGCCGAAGGCATTTTTGACGAAGAGGATCTGATTGCTCGTACGGCAGAGCTGGGATCTTTTGTAGATGCAGCTGCGGTGGAATACGGTTTTGATCGCTCTAGCGTGTATGCACTGGGTTACTCTAACGGTGCCAACATTGCGGCAAGCTTGATCTTCCATCAAGCAGATGTATTCAAAGGTGCAATTCTGCATCATCCGATGGTACCGCTGCGCGGACTTGACCTGCCGGATCTGAAAGGTCTGCCTGTGTTCATTGGTGCGGGCGAGAATGATCCGATTGTACCCAGACGTGAAACGGACGAATTGGCTTCGCTGCTCAGCGGTGCAGGTGCCGATGTAAACATGCATTGGGAGCGTCAGGGTCATCAGTTGACTCGTACCGAGGCTGAAGCCGCGGCAGCTTGGTTTAAGACACAGGCGTAA
- a CDS encoding ring-cleaving dioxygenase has translation MMFRTSGIHHITAFVDDAQKNVDFYAGVLALRLVKKTINFDAPDVYHLYYGNEQGAPGTIITFFPQQNSRRGVIGSGQTGVTVYAVPVGSLPFWKERLASFDIPYENKTRFGEQYIRFFDKGGLLLELVEREGGQPSNWSFNGVTPEHAIKGFGGAVLFSHVPEKTMDVLVSKLGLEQVGEENGLLRLQASGDIGQIIDIQSTGIQRGIGGAGTVHHIAWRAKDYAEHEQIQQDLEQSGYHPTPVIDRQYFNAVYFREPGGILFELATDPPGFARDEPAESMGEKLMLPEWYEPQREQIEQLLPRIEVREWKGESKS, from the coding sequence ATTATGTTCAGAACTTCAGGAATTCATCATATTACCGCTTTTGTTGACGATGCGCAGAAAAACGTTGATTTTTATGCAGGTGTGTTGGCGCTCAGACTGGTGAAAAAAACAATTAACTTTGATGCACCGGACGTGTATCACTTGTATTACGGGAATGAGCAGGGTGCACCGGGCACAATCATTACCTTTTTCCCACAACAAAATTCAAGAAGAGGTGTCATTGGGTCAGGTCAGACTGGAGTTACCGTATATGCGGTTCCTGTAGGAAGCCTGCCTTTCTGGAAAGAACGTCTTGCTTCCTTCGACATTCCATATGAAAATAAAACCAGATTTGGTGAGCAGTACATTCGTTTCTTCGACAAAGGGGGTCTGCTGCTTGAACTGGTTGAGCGTGAAGGCGGTCAGCCAAGCAACTGGAGTTTCAACGGTGTGACACCGGAGCATGCCATTAAAGGATTTGGCGGAGCCGTATTGTTCAGCCACGTTCCTGAAAAAACCATGGACGTCTTGGTGAGCAAACTGGGTCTGGAGCAGGTCGGTGAAGAGAACGGACTCCTTCGTCTTCAGGCAAGCGGCGATATCGGTCAGATCATCGATATTCAGTCCACAGGCATCCAACGCGGGATTGGCGGAGCCGGTACGGTCCACCATATTGCATGGCGTGCCAAAGATTACGCGGAGCATGAACAAATCCAGCAGGATCTTGAACAATCCGGGTATCATCCAACGCCAGTCATTGACCGTCAATACTTCAACGCTGTGTATTTCCGGGAGCCGGGTGGTATACTGTTCGAACTGGCTACGGATCCTCCGGGATTTGCACGGGATGAACCAGCAGAGAGCATGGGTGAGAAACTGATGTTGCCTGAATGGTATGAACCACAGCGCGAACAGATTGAACAATTGTTGCCACGAATTGAAGTACGTGAATGGAAAGGGGAGTCCAAATCATGA
- the ilvA gene encoding threonine ammonia-lyase IlvA: protein MKPVEQEPTGTTSPGRASVGMEDIVRAHHVLREVIVRTPLQRDAVLSAKYNCNVYLKREDLQVVRSFKIRGAYNMIRSLTPAEMEKGIVCASAGNHAQGVAFSCNALGINGKIFMPSTTPNQKVKQVRRFGGSNVEVVLIGDTYDDAYAEAMRACDEQGMTFIHPFDQPKIIAGNGTVAMEIMESLDENADYVFVTIGGGGLAAGVGTYMKTVSPETRIIGVEPLGAASMSEAMFRKQVVTLDDIDKFVDGAAVKRVGDLTFDICNSILDDIVKVPEGKACTTILELYNENAIVVEPAGSLAVAALEQYREQIVGKTVVCVISGGNNDIDRMQEIKERSLIYEGLKYYFMVNFPQRAGALREFLEEVLGKNDDITRFEYTKKHDKENGPALVGIELMYKEDYHPLIERMNRKGIAYTELNKNLNLFNMLI, encoded by the coding sequence ATGAAACCAGTTGAACAAGAACCAACGGGAACCACAAGTCCCGGTCGTGCCAGTGTTGGCATGGAAGATATCGTGCGCGCACATCATGTGCTGCGTGAGGTCATTGTAAGAACGCCGTTACAGCGAGATGCTGTATTGTCGGCCAAATATAACTGTAATGTGTATCTGAAAAGGGAAGACCTTCAAGTGGTGCGTTCGTTCAAAATTCGAGGTGCCTATAATATGATTCGCAGTCTGACACCAGCCGAGATGGAGAAGGGTATTGTCTGTGCGAGTGCGGGCAACCATGCTCAGGGTGTTGCTTTTAGCTGTAATGCGCTCGGAATTAACGGCAAAATCTTCATGCCGAGTACAACACCGAACCAGAAGGTGAAGCAGGTGAGACGTTTTGGCGGCAGCAACGTTGAAGTGGTGCTGATCGGAGATACGTATGATGATGCTTATGCAGAAGCAATGCGTGCATGTGACGAACAGGGCATGACGTTCATCCATCCGTTTGATCAACCCAAGATTATTGCAGGTAATGGTACGGTAGCGATGGAAATTATGGAAAGTCTCGATGAGAATGCCGACTATGTATTCGTGACGATTGGTGGCGGAGGGTTGGCAGCCGGCGTGGGAACCTACATGAAGACCGTGAGTCCAGAGACACGCATCATTGGAGTTGAGCCACTTGGGGCAGCTTCCATGAGTGAGGCGATGTTCCGCAAACAGGTTGTGACGTTGGATGACATTGATAAATTTGTGGATGGCGCAGCGGTGAAACGTGTGGGCGACCTCACCTTTGATATCTGCAATAGTATACTTGATGACATTGTGAAAGTGCCAGAAGGCAAAGCCTGTACAACTATTCTGGAGTTATATAATGAAAATGCGATTGTTGTCGAGCCTGCCGGTTCCCTGGCTGTTGCGGCGCTTGAGCAGTATCGTGAGCAAATCGTGGGCAAGACGGTGGTCTGCGTAATTAGTGGCGGGAACAACGATATCGACCGGATGCAGGAGATCAAGGAACGTTCCCTGATCTATGAAGGTCTGAAGTATTATTTCATGGTTAATTTCCCGCAGCGTGCAGGAGCTTTACGTGAATTCCTGGAGGAAGTTCTAGGGAAGAATGATGATATCACCCGGTTTGAATATACGAAAAAGCATGATAAGGAAAATGGCCCTGCCTTGGTGGGCATCGAGCTGATGTACAAGGAAGATTACCACCCGCTCATTGAACGTATGAACCGCAAAGGTATCGCCTATACCGAACTGAACAAAAATCTAAATCTGTTCAACATGTTAATCTGA
- a CDS encoding GNAT family N-acetyltransferase yields the protein MKHSSMQSDHQETSPLIRPARIEDADQVIPLLYQAIGDIAYSLAGEADHEKAMQILQAFYVQENNRISYRHVTVMEQDGLIAGILVAYDGGEADRLDQPILNRTGRSRDEKYALVKETRPGEYYLDTLSVSEAYQGQGIGRALMAAFEQQGRDLGHSQVSLIVERDNGRALMLYERQGYVKDDVIVIAGHEYNHMVKPIQ from the coding sequence ATGAAACATTCCAGTATGCAATCAGATCACCAAGAAACATCTCCTCTGATCCGACCTGCGCGCATAGAAGATGCAGATCAGGTCATTCCGTTACTGTATCAGGCGATCGGGGACATTGCATACTCGCTAGCGGGTGAGGCGGATCATGAGAAGGCGATGCAGATTTTGCAGGCGTTTTATGTACAGGAAAACAACCGGATTAGCTATCGTCATGTGACCGTGATGGAGCAGGATGGGCTGATTGCGGGAATTCTGGTAGCCTATGATGGCGGTGAAGCAGATCGTCTGGACCAGCCGATTCTGAATCGAACTGGACGAAGCCGGGATGAGAAGTATGCATTGGTCAAAGAAACCCGTCCGGGGGAGTATTATCTGGATACTCTCTCGGTAAGTGAAGCTTATCAGGGGCAGGGCATCGGCCGGGCACTGATGGCTGCTTTTGAGCAGCAGGGCAGAGACCTGGGTCACTCACAGGTATCCCTGATTGTAGAACGAGACAACGGCCGTGCGCTAATGCTGTACGAACGGCAGGGATATGTCAAAGACGATGTGATTGTCATCGCTGGACATGAGTATAATCATATGGTCAAACCGATTCAATAG
- a CDS encoding alpha/beta hydrolase, which produces MNPNPSSHTFGSSAFVQTRDGRKLHYMYRGTGDLTVVFESGMGASRSNWGLVAPAIAEHARAVVYDRAGAGRSDVDSAPRSLERIAGDLGDLLTALGSGPFILVGHSWGGTIVRAAAAAHLSRLRGIILVDPSDEHCEMYFSKLTKKSFAINGFIIPIMARTGLYKMLGSKAGSVQPDDVAADHLKEDFTVRAASTMLAEGKTFLDDMAALLKHPPALGDLEVSVISGTKPGKGEGKIRPALITAHRQTVSQLSNARWIGADQSGHMVMYTDPQVIIDEIVRMINDVSSGARTEQK; this is translated from the coding sequence ATGAATCCTAACCCTAGCTCACATACATTTGGTTCAAGTGCGTTTGTTCAGACCCGCGATGGTCGCAAACTACATTATATGTACAGGGGAACAGGCGATCTAACGGTTGTATTTGAGTCCGGTATGGGCGCCTCCAGATCAAACTGGGGACTGGTTGCACCAGCCATTGCTGAGCATGCACGTGCTGTTGTGTATGATAGGGCAGGCGCAGGACGAAGTGACGTCGACTCGGCTCCGCGCAGTCTTGAACGCATTGCAGGAGATCTAGGGGATCTGCTGACGGCTCTTGGTTCGGGCCCATTCATTCTGGTTGGACATAGCTGGGGAGGTACGATTGTACGGGCTGCGGCAGCTGCACATCTATCTCGATTACGTGGCATTATTCTGGTAGATCCATCAGACGAGCATTGCGAAATGTATTTTTCCAAGCTTACTAAAAAGAGCTTTGCCATTAACGGTTTCATTATTCCAATCATGGCGCGGACTGGCTTATATAAGATGCTTGGCAGCAAAGCTGGAAGTGTTCAGCCTGACGATGTGGCAGCGGATCACCTCAAGGAGGATTTCACTGTACGGGCAGCCAGCACGATGCTTGCAGAAGGCAAAACATTTCTGGATGACATGGCAGCGTTGCTGAAACATCCTCCGGCTCTAGGTGATCTGGAAGTTAGCGTGATCTCGGGTACGAAACCGGGCAAGGGAGAGGGGAAAATCAGACCCGCCCTTATCACGGCGCATCGCCAGACGGTGAGCCAACTATCCAATGCGAGATGGATTGGGGCGGATCAATCGGGACATATGGTTATGTATACAGACCCTCAGGTCATTATTGATGAAATTGTACGAATGATAAATGATGTGAGCTCAGGCGCAAGAACAGAACAAAAGTGA